The genomic interval ATGGGGTTAGATTAGATAAGTATCTAAGAAGGGGAAATCTAGATGAGGAACTTTGCAAGGAATTATATTTAATGATTTTAGAATTTGAAAGATTAGGATTTAAAAGAATTGATATAAGGTGTAAGGATATATATATACAAGATGATTATACTCTTAAAATAATAGATCCTAAAAATAACTATAAAAAGAGGGTATCATTTCCTAGACATCTTTTTAAGGGGCTTTTTAAAAGAGATGAGTTAAATAGATTTTTAAATTATGTAGCTGAAATTGATGAAAAAAGAGCTCATATATGGAGAGAAAAGTTTGAAATTTATGCAGAGGATAAAAATTTGTTAATATAATATTAATAAGTTAATAAAAAATAGTAAATCACTTAAAGTATCTGTTTAAAGATTTTAGATTAAGTAGTATCTTAGTATTAAGAAGATTTTTATACTACATAGTCTAAAAGGAGTTGATAGATTTGAGAGAAAATTTTATATTTAAAGATGATGAAGGATTAGAATTACAAGGATATAAATGGAGTAATGGTAAAGAATTTAAGGCAGTTATTCACATATTACATGGAATGACAGAGGATGCTATTAGATATGATGAATTTGCAGAAAAACTTGTTGAAGCAGGATTTTTAGTTTATGCTCATGACCATAGAGGGCATGGCTTTACAGCTAAGGATTTAGATTCTTTAGGATATCAAGCAGAAAATGATGGTTTCCAATGGATGATTGATGATGCTAAAACTTTAATAGAGTCTTCTAAAGAAAAACATAAAGGATATAAAATAATACTTTTTGGACATAGTATGGGATCTTTTGTAAGTCAGAGGCTAGTTCAAGAATATAATGATTTAGTGGATGTTTTGATTTTATCGGGAACTAATGGTGAGCCAGATAAGTTAGCCCCACTTGGAGAATTTGTAGCTCAAGTAGAAATGTCATTAAAGGGAAGAGAACATAAAAGTAAACTTATGGACAAGTTGATTTTTGGAGGCTTTAATAAGAATTTTAAACCAAATAGGACAGATTTTGATTGGCTTTGTAGTGTAGAAAGTGAAGTAGACAAGTATATAGAAAATGAAAGATATGGTTTTATATGTTCAAGTTCCTTTTATTACGATTTGTTAAGAGGGGTAAGAAGCATACATAAAGCTGAAAATATGAATAGAATAAATAAAGAAATGCCTATTTATATTTTCGGAGGAGATAAAGATCCAGTAGGTAATTTTGGTAAAGGTGTAATCAACTTAAAAGATAAATTAGAAAAAGTAGGAGTAAAAAATATTGAGTATAAGCTATATGAAAATGGAAGACATGAAATGTTAAATGAAAAAAATAAAGTAGAAGTTATGGAAGATACTATTCAGTGGTTGTTGAAAAATATTTAAAAGATATATATAATTAATTAGAGTATTAATTAGGAGTGTGTCAAAATTTTGATACCTCCTTTTTGCTTTATGTAAGTTAAGATGATTTTGATATAATAGATTAGAAAAATAGGAGAAGATATGGATAATAACTATAGAATTATAGATAATTATATACGTAGTGGTGATAAAGCTCATGATGAAGGGAATTTAATAAAGGCCTTAAATTATTATTTAAGAGCTGAGGAGCTTCTAGAAGGAGAAAGAGATATTGATTTAATAATAAGCATAGCTTTAATGCTAGATGAGTTAGGAGATACTGAAAAGGCTAAGGAAAAATATGAAGAAGCCTTAAGTATAAATAGTTTTGAGGTTAGAGCTTATTATGGATTAGCAGTGATTTATGATGAAAAAGAGGATTATGTAAAGGCTATAGAATTATATAAAAAGGCTATAGATATAAATCCTGTTTATGATAGGGCTATATTTTTCTTAGCAAATGCATTAGATAATGTGGGAGATAAAGAAGGTGCAATAGAGTATTACAAAAAGACAATAGAGGTTTGCAAAGAAGACTTTTGGGCCCATATAAATTTAGGATCTATATATGAAGAAAGGGATATGCTTCAAGAGGCCTATAGAATGTTTTCTAAAGCCCTTCAAATAGATGGAGAGCACTATTTAGCTCTTTTTAATATGGGAGTAATATATAAAAGATTAAATGTATATGATAAGGCTAAGAAATTTTATGAGAAAGCCATTAAAAAGAATTTTGGTTATGCTTTTTCATTCTTAAATTTAGCAGTTATATATAAAGAAGAAAATAATATAGAAAAAGGAGTAGAGATATTATCACTGGGCTTAAGGTTTAATCCAGAAAATCATTTTTTATATTATAATAGAAGTTGCTTTAAGGCTATT from Clostridium perfringens carries:
- a CDS encoding tetratricopeptide repeat protein translates to MDNNYRIIDNYIRSGDKAHDEGNLIKALNYYLRAEELLEGERDIDLIISIALMLDELGDTEKAKEKYEEALSINSFEVRAYYGLAVIYDEKEDYVKAIELYKKAIDINPVYDRAIFFLANALDNVGDKEGAIEYYKKTIEVCKEDFWAHINLGSIYEERDMLQEAYRMFSKALQIDGEHYLALFNMGVIYKRLNVYDKAKKFYEKAIKKNFGYAFSFLNLAVIYKEENNIEKGVEILSLGLRFNPENHFLYYNRSCFKAILGKDLEDATEDLIKAVEFYPEFIKYINKDNDLIEVRNSNKFKSFLETLDIG
- a CDS encoding alpha/beta hydrolase, giving the protein MRENFIFKDDEGLELQGYKWSNGKEFKAVIHILHGMTEDAIRYDEFAEKLVEAGFLVYAHDHRGHGFTAKDLDSLGYQAENDGFQWMIDDAKTLIESSKEKHKGYKIILFGHSMGSFVSQRLVQEYNDLVDVLILSGTNGEPDKLAPLGEFVAQVEMSLKGREHKSKLMDKLIFGGFNKNFKPNRTDFDWLCSVESEVDKYIENERYGFICSSSFYYDLLRGVRSIHKAENMNRINKEMPIYIFGGDKDPVGNFGKGVINLKDKLEKVGVKNIEYKLYENGRHEMLNEKNKVEVMEDTIQWLLKNI